A part of Gemmatimonas groenlandica genomic DNA contains:
- a CDS encoding alpha/beta fold hydrolase → MRTDEEHVTLREHHVPVPGGQLFVREWIPRHVIDGAAPLVLLHDSLGSVELWREFPVRLARTVRRRVIAYDRLGFGRSSSRREPPSLRFIEEEAELYFPAVRRALGFTNFSLFGHSVGGGMSIVIAATMPDVCERLVSESAQSFLEAHTLDGIRAAKRQFENPAYFAKLSRFHGDKAQWVLDAWTETWTSPAFADWSLDPYLTLVRCPTLVIHGDADEFGSVEFPRRIARGVQGVSQLEIIEGCGHVPHREQPDRILSLVTEFL, encoded by the coding sequence ATGAGAACTGATGAGGAACACGTCACTCTTCGCGAGCACCACGTGCCAGTGCCCGGTGGACAGCTGTTCGTTCGCGAATGGATCCCCCGTCACGTGATCGACGGCGCCGCGCCACTCGTGCTCCTCCACGACTCGCTCGGCTCCGTCGAGCTGTGGCGCGAGTTTCCCGTGCGTCTCGCGCGCACGGTGCGGCGGCGCGTCATCGCCTACGATCGACTGGGCTTCGGCCGATCGTCGTCGCGGCGCGAGCCGCCGTCGCTGCGGTTCATCGAGGAAGAAGCCGAGCTGTACTTCCCGGCGGTTCGTCGTGCGCTCGGCTTTACCAACTTCTCGCTGTTCGGCCACAGTGTAGGCGGCGGCATGTCGATCGTGATTGCGGCCACCATGCCGGATGTCTGTGAACGCCTGGTCTCAGAATCGGCGCAGTCGTTCCTCGAGGCGCACACGCTCGATGGTATTCGCGCCGCCAAGCGACAGTTCGAGAACCCGGCGTATTTCGCGAAGCTGTCACGCTTCCATGGCGACAAGGCGCAGTGGGTCCTCGACGCCTGGACGGAAACGTGGACATCGCCCGCCTTTGCCGATTGGTCGCTCGATCCGTATCTGACCCTGGTGCGCTGTCCGACGCTCGTGATTCACGGCGACGCGGACGAATTCGGGTCGGTCGAGTTTCCCCGTCGTATCGCCCGCGGCGTGCAAGGCGTGTCGCAGCTCGAGATCATCGAAGGCTGCGGGCATGTACCACATCGCGAGCAACCCGACCGCATCCTCTCGCTCGTCACCGAATTTCTGTAA
- a CDS encoding carbon-nitrogen hydrolase family protein produces the protein MSESTVRIALANVAYPATPAMSVAIACDAIAEAGVAGALVVCFPECFVPGYRAPHLAVPPADAAFLTSAWNDIGAAAAKAGVAVVLGTERIAPEHADGLPVATVAVFDTAGALMGFQDKVQLDPSEDPVYGHGSERRVFTVGPLTFGVVICHEGWRYPETVRWAARRGAQIVFHPNFAWAEDGAFRPTSFADPANTFHEKAILCRAAENSCWFASVNCASEGVPITSAIARPDGTLHAWQPYGKAGLLIADCDLSLATGLLAQRCRTGL, from the coding sequence ATGAGCGAGTCCACCGTACGAATCGCGCTGGCCAACGTGGCGTATCCGGCTACCCCGGCGATGTCCGTGGCGATCGCCTGCGACGCGATCGCCGAAGCGGGAGTCGCCGGCGCCCTCGTGGTCTGTTTCCCCGAGTGCTTTGTGCCGGGCTACCGCGCCCCCCATCTCGCGGTGCCGCCAGCTGATGCCGCGTTCCTGACGTCCGCATGGAACGACATCGGCGCCGCCGCCGCGAAGGCCGGTGTCGCGGTCGTGCTGGGTACGGAGCGGATCGCGCCGGAGCATGCCGACGGCCTACCGGTCGCGACGGTCGCCGTGTTCGATACCGCTGGTGCGCTCATGGGGTTTCAGGACAAAGTACAGCTCGACCCCTCGGAAGACCCGGTGTACGGTCACGGCAGCGAGCGGCGCGTGTTCACGGTCGGGCCGCTTACCTTCGGCGTCGTGATTTGTCACGAAGGCTGGCGCTATCCGGAGACGGTGCGTTGGGCCGCGCGACGTGGCGCGCAGATCGTGTTTCATCCGAACTTCGCGTGGGCGGAAGACGGAGCGTTTCGCCCCACCAGCTTCGCCGATCCCGCGAACACCTTTCACGAGAAGGCGATCCTCTGTCGCGCCGCTGAGAACAGCTGCTGGTTCGCCTCGGTGAACTGCGCGAGCGAGGGCGTGCCGATTACGTCGGCGATCGCACGCCCCGACGGCACCCTGCACGCGTGGCAGCCATACGGAAAGGCGGGACTGCTCATCGCCGACTGCGATCTGTCGCTCGCCACAGGCCTGCTCGCGCAGCGCTGTCGGACGGGACTCTAG
- a CDS encoding (4Fe-4S)-binding protein, translating into MPTRLQSYEAPGITVTFDPTVCTHSAVCLRGLPAVFDVRRKRWIHAEAASADEVAAQVARCPSGALQVVREPQAD; encoded by the coding sequence ATGCCGACACGATTGCAGAGCTACGAAGCGCCAGGGATCACTGTCACTTTCGATCCGACGGTGTGCACGCATTCCGCGGTCTGTTTGCGCGGACTTCCGGCGGTATTCGATGTGCGTCGGAAGCGGTGGATTCACGCCGAGGCGGCGTCCGCCGACGAGGTGGCGGCGCAGGTGGCGCGCTGCCCCAGCGGCGCGCTGCAAGTTGTTCGCGAGCCACAAGCGGACTGA
- a CDS encoding Rrf2 family transcriptional regulator, with the protein MNTRFAVAVHILTLLHTQQGEPATSEYIASSVNTNPSLIRRLLSQLARAGLTASQMGTGGGALLAKPANVITLLDVYRAMDEDADLLPLHQSPNPKCPVGRRIHGVLETRVDAAERALGDELSRTTIADLTDEIAR; encoded by the coding sequence ATGAATACCCGCTTTGCGGTGGCCGTCCACATCCTCACGCTCTTGCATACGCAGCAGGGAGAGCCGGCCACGTCGGAGTATATCGCGTCGAGTGTGAACACGAATCCTTCGCTCATTCGTCGGTTGCTGTCGCAGCTGGCTCGGGCCGGACTCACGGCATCGCAGATGGGGACGGGCGGTGGCGCGCTGCTGGCGAAGCCGGCCAACGTGATCACGCTCCTCGACGTGTACCGCGCCATGGACGAGGACGCCGATCTGCTGCCGCTGCATCAGTCGCCGAACCCGAAGTGCCCGGTTGGTCGCCGCATCCACGGCGTACTCGAGACGCGGGTGGATGCCGCCGAGCGGGCGTTGGGTGACGAACTAAGCCGTACCACGATCGCCGATCTCACTGACGAGATCGCACGCTGA
- a CDS encoding SDR family oxidoreductase: MTIAITGSTGQLGRLVIQQLVARNTGTQVVALARSLEKAADLGVAARVADYEQPDTLDAALAGVDTLLLISSNEIGKRASQHAAVVSAASRAGVKRLVYTSLLNADTSPIDLAEEHRATEAAIQASGIPFTILRNGWYTENYTGSIGGALAGGAIMGSAGDGRVSGATREDFAAAAVAVLLGTGHLGKTYELAGDHAFTLRELAAELSKQAGKDIPYRDLAAADYAAALAGFGVPEGIARAIAGWDVDASVGALYDNGEQLSRLIGRPTTPLSTAVAAALRDTR, translated from the coding sequence ATGACTATCGCCATCACCGGATCCACCGGCCAGCTCGGCCGCCTCGTCATTCAACAGCTGGTCGCCCGCAACACGGGTACGCAGGTCGTAGCCCTCGCCCGGAGCCTTGAGAAGGCTGCCGACCTCGGCGTGGCGGCGCGCGTGGCCGACTACGAGCAGCCGGATACGCTCGACGCCGCACTGGCGGGGGTGGACACCCTGCTGCTGATCTCGTCGAACGAGATCGGGAAGCGCGCGTCGCAGCATGCGGCGGTGGTCAGCGCCGCATCCCGCGCCGGTGTGAAGCGCCTCGTGTACACGAGCCTGCTAAACGCCGATACGTCACCGATCGATCTGGCCGAAGAGCACCGCGCCACCGAAGCGGCGATCCAGGCGTCGGGCATCCCTTTCACGATCCTGCGCAACGGCTGGTACACCGAGAACTACACCGGGTCGATCGGCGGAGCGCTGGCGGGCGGCGCGATCATGGGAAGCGCTGGCGATGGACGTGTGTCAGGCGCAACCCGTGAGGACTTCGCGGCCGCGGCCGTCGCTGTCCTGCTCGGTACTGGCCACCTGGGGAAAACGTACGAACTCGCCGGCGACCACGCGTTCACGTTGCGTGAACTCGCCGCCGAGCTCTCGAAGCAAGCCGGGAAGGACATCCCGTATCGCGATCTGGCCGCGGCCGACTATGCCGCGGCTCTGGCCGGATTCGGTGTGCCCGAAGGCATCGCACGCGCGATCGCCGGCTGGGACGTCGACGCCAGCGTCGGGGCGCTCTACGACAACGGTGAACAGCTGTCCAGGTTGATTGGTCGACCGACCACGCCGCTCTCGACGGCGGTGGCGGCCGCGTTGAGAGACACTCGCTAA
- a CDS encoding DUF4129 domain-containing protein, with the protein MLQSAASPPIPGAWSDAAIRDTIAAIASRSEYQRELTTSLAARALRWLSDLLDALFTSVRGAPYGREITIAVVGLLVALIVARLVIGVRAERALVTARVPRKASVADLTALADAERLAQAGDFTAAAHALFAALLRACAARGEVRLHPSKTTGDYARELRRRNTPSFRPFQSFRSRYDRVIYGEMQCSAGDYAALSTDARHLLGSERAA; encoded by the coding sequence ATGCTGCAGTCCGCGGCGTCGCCACCGATACCGGGCGCGTGGAGTGACGCGGCGATTCGTGATACGATCGCCGCGATCGCCAGTCGATCGGAGTATCAGCGCGAGCTGACCACATCGCTCGCCGCTCGCGCACTCCGCTGGCTCAGCGACCTGCTCGACGCGCTCTTCACCTCGGTGCGTGGCGCGCCGTACGGTCGCGAGATCACGATTGCGGTCGTGGGCCTGCTCGTGGCGCTCATCGTGGCGCGCCTCGTGATCGGTGTGCGCGCCGAACGGGCGCTGGTGACCGCGCGCGTGCCGCGCAAAGCCAGCGTGGCCGATCTCACGGCACTCGCCGACGCTGAGCGCTTGGCGCAAGCGGGTGACTTCACCGCCGCCGCCCACGCCCTCTTCGCGGCCCTGCTACGCGCCTGCGCGGCTCGCGGTGAAGTGCGGCTGCATCCGTCCAAGACGACCGGTGATTACGCTCGTGAACTACGCCGTCGCAATACCCCGTCGTTCCGACCGTTCCAGTCGTTCCGCTCGCGCTACGATCGCGTGATCTACGGCGAGATGCAGTGCAGTGCCGGCGATTACGCGGCACTCTCGACCGATGCCCGGCACTTGCTGGGCAGCGAGCGTGCGGCGTGA
- a CDS encoding DUF4350 domain-containing protein encodes MTNAVSMNPSAAAPAPWYTRPGRVIALLAALVAVTALLARTPVTGRAGDPRLSTSSADPLGAKLIYELADRLAWNVSRDTRGAVPTATTTIYSVLDPVVPVTPEEAAAMLAHVRRGGAMLLVLGEGTSPLSDSLKLTVDRQGDDVAQNIGAVRPCVGATRPRFTRDALWFGNARMLALQGKGLTAPGLQRLVLLESRPSIVTDGPRSTMVGMPYGAGRLVVAADPDVFRNDALRDCRYGLDIASVRALEYLSAGGTAPRRAVVFDEFHQGRTRFGMTGAIERFLGETPPGRVVLQLALASLLLLFAAAPRVLPPRDQVRVERRSPLEHVDALARAYVQVGATRTSAQHLVRGLRRRMEHGAARGKRGGIDEDQLYLSRIADVKPALASDIAIVRHALTNPVDLGEFRRVGQAIQRIEAALTRT; translated from the coding sequence GTGACGAATGCCGTCTCGATGAACCCCAGCGCCGCGGCGCCGGCGCCATGGTACACGCGCCCCGGCCGTGTGATCGCGCTGCTCGCGGCGTTGGTCGCGGTCACCGCGTTGCTGGCGCGAACCCCGGTCACCGGGCGCGCGGGCGATCCGCGCTTGTCGACCAGCTCGGCCGATCCCCTCGGTGCGAAATTGATCTACGAACTGGCCGACAGGTTGGCGTGGAACGTGTCGCGCGATACGCGCGGTGCGGTGCCGACGGCCACCACGACGATCTACAGCGTGCTCGATCCGGTCGTGCCCGTTACGCCGGAAGAGGCGGCCGCCATGCTGGCGCACGTCCGACGAGGCGGCGCGATGTTGCTGGTGCTCGGCGAAGGCACCTCGCCGCTCAGTGACTCGCTCAAGCTCACGGTGGATCGCCAAGGCGATGATGTGGCCCAGAACATCGGAGCCGTGCGTCCGTGTGTCGGTGCCACGCGACCGCGCTTCACGCGGGATGCCCTCTGGTTCGGGAACGCGCGCATGCTGGCGCTACAGGGGAAAGGGCTGACCGCCCCCGGCCTCCAGCGCCTCGTGCTCCTCGAAAGCCGGCCGAGCATCGTGACAGATGGACCGCGCAGCACCATGGTCGGCATGCCCTACGGCGCCGGACGACTCGTGGTCGCGGCCGATCCCGACGTGTTCCGCAACGATGCGTTGCGTGACTGTCGCTACGGACTCGATATCGCCTCGGTGCGCGCGCTCGAATATCTGTCGGCCGGCGGCACCGCTCCGCGGCGTGCGGTCGTGTTCGACGAGTTCCATCAGGGCCGCACACGCTTCGGCATGACGGGCGCCATCGAACGATTCCTCGGCGAAACGCCCCCCGGCCGCGTGGTGCTGCAACTCGCGCTCGCCTCCTTGCTCCTGCTGTTCGCGGCTGCGCCGCGCGTGTTGCCGCCGCGCGATCAGGTACGCGTCGAGCGGCGCTCGCCACTGGAGCACGTCGACGCCCTCGCCCGCGCCTACGTGCAGGTCGGGGCCACCCGCACCAGCGCCCAACATCTCGTGCGCGGACTGCGACGGCGCATGGAGCACGGCGCCGCGCGCGGCAAGCGCGGTGGGATCGACGAAGACCAACTGTATCTCTCGCGAATCGCCGACGTGAAACCCGCGCTGGCCAGTGACATCGCGATCGTGCGTCACGCGCTGACTAACCCCGTCGACCTCGGCGAATTCCGCCGGGTCGGACAAGCGATTCAACGCATTGAAGCGGCCCTTACGCGAACATGA
- a CDS encoding AAA family ATPase, with translation MTTPPMHLTIDQGAEILRRLRTAIAARIVGQDAAIDDALITFLARGHLLIEGVPGTAKTLLVRTLASALGLRFTRVQFTPDLMPSDLTGIAIVRDVARGFEFQPGPVFTDLLLGDEINRAPAKTQSALLEAMSERQVSADGVTRPLDTLFTVFATQNPVEHEGTYPLPEAQLDRFLLKTLMGYPALDAELAMLASHEAGFNPESTTEPLSEPMLGDGEAVALRALADSVRVAPEVQAYITSITRATREEPSLSLGASPRATVALMRAARAAAVLEGRGFVTPDDVKDRVFAVLRHRVTLSPELEVEGRTADDALSAILLRVVAPK, from the coding sequence ATGACCACTCCTCCCATGCATCTCACGATCGATCAGGGCGCGGAGATCCTGCGCCGTCTCCGCACTGCCATTGCCGCTCGAATCGTAGGGCAGGATGCGGCCATCGACGATGCGCTCATCACATTCCTCGCGCGCGGACATCTCCTGATCGAGGGAGTGCCCGGCACCGCCAAGACGTTGCTGGTGCGCACGCTGGCCAGCGCGCTTGGGCTTCGGTTCACCCGCGTGCAGTTCACGCCCGATCTCATGCCGAGTGATCTCACCGGTATCGCGATCGTACGCGATGTGGCGCGTGGTTTCGAATTCCAGCCTGGTCCCGTGTTCACCGACTTGCTCCTCGGTGACGAGATCAACCGCGCGCCTGCCAAGACACAGTCGGCGCTGCTGGAAGCGATGTCCGAGCGCCAGGTATCGGCCGACGGCGTCACGCGCCCGCTGGATACACTGTTCACGGTGTTCGCCACGCAGAATCCGGTGGAGCACGAAGGCACGTATCCGCTGCCCGAAGCGCAGCTCGACCGCTTTCTGCTGAAGACGCTCATGGGATACCCGGCACTCGACGCGGAGCTCGCGATGCTGGCGTCGCATGAAGCGGGATTCAATCCCGAGAGCACGACCGAGCCCCTGTCCGAGCCGATGCTCGGCGACGGCGAAGCGGTGGCGCTGCGGGCACTGGCGGACTCCGTACGCGTGGCCCCTGAGGTGCAGGCGTACATCACCTCGATCACGCGCGCCACGCGCGAAGAGCCCTCGCTGTCCCTCGGGGCGTCGCCGCGCGCCACGGTCGCGCTGATGCGCGCCGCACGCGCTGCCGCCGTGCTCGAAGGGCGTGGCTTCGTGACACCGGACGACGTGAAGGATCGGGTGTTCGCCGTGCTGCGGCATCGCGTCACGCTCTCGCCCGAGCTGGAAGTAGAGGGGCGCACCGCCGACGATGCCCTGTCGGCCATTCTGTTGCGCGTCGTCGCGCCCAAGTAG
- a CDS encoding DUF58 domain-containing protein: MPPFLRRAMRALLRFAPQRRLAWLAAIAAPVWLLPAPFGTYAGLTVSLLVVVAIAIDVLLLPAAAAVGVEREFSASVGIGDEIEGSYTVTNRTRRALQVELHDQLPPLVEGGVQSIALRVPGASAQRVGASLRGKARGTAPLGDVGVRVSTMLGLVSARYTFDTTDAVRVMPSLAGVRRYRLLAMQHRLDAMGIRVLRHKGQGQAFARLREYVRGDDPRHIDWKATSKKGKFITREFTVERSQTVITLVDAGRGMTQLSGEFSRFEHALSAALILTDVASSSGDRVGALVFDDEVRAFVPPQASKGALTLVRDAFIPVHATSREPDYASSFRFLAAHQKKRALVVFFTDVIDVRASQALLAHVTHSAARHLVLVVALRNDALFEAAAPCEAASTVQLFESAAAEEVIQAREAVLERMRRAGVVVLDVSPQTMTAGVVNRYLELKARGAL; the protein is encoded by the coding sequence ATGCCTCCGTTTCTCCGGCGTGCAATGCGAGCGCTGTTGCGCTTCGCGCCGCAGCGGCGACTTGCATGGCTTGCGGCCATCGCGGCGCCCGTGTGGCTGCTGCCGGCCCCATTCGGCACGTACGCGGGTCTGACGGTCTCGCTGCTCGTGGTCGTAGCGATCGCGATCGACGTACTGTTGCTCCCTGCCGCGGCCGCCGTGGGCGTCGAGCGCGAGTTTTCGGCGTCGGTCGGCATCGGCGATGAAATCGAGGGCAGCTACACGGTGACGAACCGCACTCGGCGTGCGCTGCAGGTGGAATTGCACGACCAACTCCCACCGCTGGTCGAGGGCGGTGTGCAGTCGATCGCACTGCGCGTCCCCGGCGCGTCGGCGCAGCGCGTGGGGGCGAGTCTGCGCGGCAAGGCGCGAGGTACTGCTCCACTCGGTGATGTCGGCGTGCGCGTCAGCACGATGCTCGGATTGGTCAGCGCACGCTACACATTCGACACCACTGACGCGGTGCGCGTAATGCCCTCGCTGGCCGGCGTGCGTCGTTATCGCTTGCTGGCCATGCAGCACCGTCTCGACGCGATGGGTATTCGCGTGCTACGCCACAAGGGGCAGGGCCAGGCCTTCGCGCGGCTGCGCGAATACGTGCGCGGCGACGACCCGCGTCATATCGACTGGAAGGCCACGTCGAAGAAGGGGAAGTTCATCACGCGCGAGTTCACCGTGGAACGTTCGCAGACGGTGATCACCCTCGTGGATGCGGGGCGCGGCATGACGCAGCTTTCGGGCGAATTCTCCCGCTTCGAGCACGCCCTCAGTGCGGCGTTGATCCTGACGGATGTGGCGTCCTCGTCTGGTGACCGGGTGGGCGCACTGGTGTTCGACGACGAGGTGCGCGCGTTCGTGCCGCCGCAAGCCAGCAAGGGCGCGCTCACGCTGGTGCGCGACGCCTTCATTCCGGTGCACGCAACGTCACGGGAACCCGACTACGCGTCGTCGTTCCGCTTTTTGGCCGCGCATCAGAAGAAGCGGGCGCTGGTGGTGTTCTTCACCGACGTTATCGATGTGCGCGCCTCGCAGGCCTTGCTGGCCCACGTGACGCACAGTGCCGCGCGTCATCTCGTGCTGGTCGTGGCATTGCGCAATGACGCATTGTTCGAGGCCGCGGCACCCTGTGAGGCGGCGTCGACGGTACAGCTGTTCGAGAGTGCGGCAGCGGAGGAAGTGATTCAGGCGCGCGAGGCCGTGTTGGAGCGGATGCGGAGAGCCGGTGTGGTGGTGCTCGACGTGTCGCCGCAAACCATGACCGCGGGTGTCGTGAACCGCTATCTCGAACTCAAGGCGCGAGGCGCGCTGTAG
- a CDS encoding stage II sporulation protein M: protein MATSIPPAPSAPGQLPRPSLSQTVDVETPELVVLSYTLAGVGSRATAALIDYAICIATFVAVIIAVLQLQVKFGVAASRDSSGAWVMALLGVIQFAILWLYYVLFEALADGQTPGKRIMKLRVVKDGGLSVTFEASAIRNIVRAIDLQPIFLYAVGLVTIMSNARGKRLGDMAAGTIVVKEDLVSQPVTPRRSSRADARADTSKPVPLSARLTDAEFQLLDRFVQRRMEFDAERRTQLAAGLAHRFSAKLTQDPAQLPIAQLVRLHDTELAARAQGAAARNDTGAAREKHRIVATNAPRWASFANTLKSAQGGGLSTLGEDGVRRFVQDYREMTADLARLRTATRGQESSDLFYLNRLVAGAHSLLYRRRTFTLRRLITFLFADVPAEVRASGLPIAIAATLLFGPMAIAARAVITHPSVAATLLPQGMLARAAKGVEDAKRGKGYIEDPEVYRPMMASQIATNNVQVTFVAFAGGMTAGLLTCWALVMNGVSIGAALGLYISKGIGSLIFSFIAPHGVLELTAIVLAGAAGLLLASGMLVPGNRTRRAALVQRGGRAFRLLAGAVFLLLFAGVIEGFVSPNATLSLQTKLAVSATSAVVLAIYLFYRPRAALPATARLAP, encoded by the coding sequence ATGGCTACCAGTATACCGCCGGCACCGTCGGCGCCGGGGCAGTTGCCCCGTCCCTCATTGTCGCAAACGGTCGACGTCGAGACGCCGGAACTCGTCGTACTCTCGTACACGTTGGCCGGCGTGGGTTCGCGCGCCACGGCGGCGTTGATCGACTACGCGATCTGTATCGCGACGTTCGTCGCCGTCATCATCGCTGTCCTGCAGCTGCAGGTAAAGTTCGGGGTCGCCGCGTCCCGCGATTCGTCCGGTGCGTGGGTAATGGCGTTGCTCGGGGTGATTCAGTTCGCCATTCTATGGCTGTACTACGTGCTCTTCGAAGCGCTGGCTGACGGACAGACGCCGGGCAAGCGCATCATGAAGTTGCGGGTGGTCAAGGACGGCGGCCTGTCGGTGACGTTCGAGGCGTCGGCGATTCGCAATATCGTACGCGCCATCGACCTGCAACCGATCTTTCTGTACGCGGTCGGGCTTGTGACGATCATGTCGAACGCGCGCGGCAAGCGACTCGGTGACATGGCTGCCGGCACGATCGTAGTGAAGGAAGACCTCGTGTCGCAGCCGGTGACCCCGCGAAGGAGCAGCCGCGCCGACGCGCGGGCCGACACGTCCAAGCCCGTACCGCTCTCGGCCAGACTGACGGACGCAGAATTCCAGCTGCTCGACCGCTTTGTGCAGCGTCGTATGGAGTTCGACGCCGAACGTCGCACGCAGCTCGCGGCCGGACTGGCGCATCGCTTCAGTGCGAAGCTCACGCAAGATCCGGCACAACTTCCGATCGCGCAGCTGGTGCGATTGCACGACACCGAACTGGCCGCTCGGGCGCAAGGTGCGGCAGCGCGCAATGATACCGGAGCCGCGCGCGAGAAACATCGGATCGTGGCCACCAACGCCCCGCGGTGGGCGTCATTCGCCAACACACTCAAGTCGGCACAGGGCGGCGGCTTGTCCACGCTCGGCGAAGATGGTGTGCGGCGCTTCGTGCAGGACTACCGCGAGATGACGGCCGACCTGGCGCGCCTTCGCACGGCCACGCGTGGGCAGGAGTCCTCCGACCTGTTCTATCTCAACCGCCTGGTAGCAGGCGCCCACAGCCTGCTCTACCGGCGTCGCACGTTCACCTTACGGCGGCTCATCACCTTTCTCTTCGCCGATGTGCCGGCCGAAGTGCGGGCCTCGGGGCTGCCGATCGCGATTGCGGCTACGCTGTTGTTCGGCCCCATGGCGATCGCCGCCCGCGCGGTGATCACGCATCCCTCGGTGGCCGCCACGCTGTTGCCGCAAGGCATGCTTGCCCGTGCGGCCAAGGGCGTCGAGGACGCGAAGCGTGGCAAAGGGTACATCGAGGATCCTGAAGTGTATCGCCCGATGATGGCGTCGCAGATCGCCACGAACAATGTGCAGGTGACCTTCGTCGCCTTCGCCGGCGGCATGACGGCCGGCCTGCTCACCTGCTGGGCGCTGGTCATGAACGGCGTCAGTATAGGCGCGGCACTCGGACTCTATATTTCAAAGGGGATCGGGTCATTGATCTTCTCCTTCATTGCGCCGCACGGCGTGCTCGAACTCACCGCCATCGTGTTAGCCGGTGCGGCCGGGCTGCTGCTCGCGTCGGGCATGCTCGTGCCTGGCAATCGTACTCGTCGCGCGGCACTGGTGCAGCGTGGTGGCCGCGCCTTCCGACTGCTGGCCGGCGCCGTATTTCTGCTGCTCTTCGCCGGCGTGATCGAGGGCTTTGTGTCTCCGAACGCGACGTTGTCATTGCAAACCAAACTGGCGGTGTCGGCCACCAGCGCCGTCGTGCTGGCGATCTACCTCTTCTACCGGCCCCGCGCAGCGCTCCCCGCTACAGCGCGCCTCGCGCCTTGA
- a CDS encoding carbohydrate porin, with product MPNYDSPTTTVRSNATSSSRNLAIAVCLIIGIAAVSVRAIVVDGDTPTRTRVARTSRIAPLASRAAPTREVASTAIARDAVSPSKAVETSNAARIEASTKGARLSDVARPSAVVPTVPSALSHSVQLTPAIPTAAALTGSSLLSPGTTPVAADPFRRAPLDWRAIVAHPGVTFGFEEITDASAGSSAFSGARSVRTHSNLELTLDLDSLLGWRGLTIYAQHKTKTGRNGSGEAAFVQNFSNIDADDFRALGEVWVEQRVLRDRLSIKAGRIDFNSVFAGTDNGASFLNASMGFSPSIVAAPTFPLPTWGVEATVSPWSLFNVGVGVFDGRDGAPAPVGGTSRFQIAQANQQWALGRSQLVGRVGAGAWRHTGMFSALGADPDADPGVAGTRGWYATLDQTLWEGRARGDDADNHASVAAFAQMGTSSPNVQSIHAHRGVGFTVAGLLAARPSDLIGVGVTHASWGSGRETIGELFYQLPVTSHLSLVADVQRVRRLDGPSLRAFGNVATMRTVLSF from the coding sequence ATGCCGAATTATGATTCTCCCACGACGACCGTGCGGAGCAATGCGACATCCTCATCGCGCAATCTCGCGATTGCGGTCTGTCTTATCATTGGCATTGCGGCGGTGAGCGTGCGGGCGATCGTCGTTGACGGCGACACACCAACACGCACGAGAGTGGCGCGCACATCGCGCATCGCGCCGCTGGCAAGTCGCGCGGCGCCGACGCGCGAGGTCGCATCGACCGCGATCGCGCGTGACGCCGTATCCCCCTCCAAGGCGGTGGAAACGTCGAATGCCGCGCGCATCGAGGCGTCGACGAAGGGAGCGCGCCTTTCCGATGTCGCGCGGCCATCCGCCGTTGTGCCTACGGTTCCAAGCGCACTCTCACACTCGGTACAGCTCACACCGGCCATTCCGACGGCGGCGGCGTTGACGGGTTCGAGCCTCCTGTCGCCAGGCACGACGCCCGTGGCCGCAGATCCGTTTCGTCGCGCCCCGCTCGATTGGCGCGCCATCGTCGCGCATCCTGGCGTGACCTTCGGCTTCGAAGAGATCACCGACGCGTCGGCCGGGTCGTCCGCCTTCTCGGGTGCTCGATCGGTCCGCACGCACAGTAATCTGGAGCTCACGCTGGACCTCGACTCGCTGTTGGGTTGGCGCGGACTTACCATCTACGCGCAACACAAGACCAAGACGGGACGCAATGGCTCTGGTGAGGCGGCCTTCGTGCAGAACTTCTCCAACATCGACGCCGACGACTTTCGCGCGCTGGGGGAAGTCTGGGTCGAGCAGCGCGTGCTGCGGGATCGCCTGAGCATCAAGGCAGGCCGCATCGACTTCAACAGCGTATTTGCCGGTACCGACAATGGCGCTTCCTTCTTGAATGCGTCGATGGGCTTTTCGCCCAGCATCGTGGCCGCGCCCACGTTCCCGTTGCCCACGTGGGGCGTGGAAGCGACCGTCAGTCCCTGGTCGCTATTCAATGTCGGCGTCGGGGTGTTCGATGGACGTGATGGGGCACCGGCACCAGTTGGAGGAACTTCGCGATTTCAGATCGCACAGGCGAATCAGCAGTGGGCGCTCGGCCGCTCGCAGCTCGTAGGCCGCGTTGGTGCGGGTGCGTGGCGACACACGGGCATGTTCTCCGCTCTCGGCGCCGACCCCGACGCTGATCCCGGGGTAGCCGGGACCCGCGGCTGGTATGCCACGCTCGACCAGACGCTGTGGGAAGGCCGCGCGCGGGGCGACGATGCCGACAACCATGCGTCGGTGGCTGCCTTCGCCCAGATGGGCACGTCCAGCCCAAACGTGCAATCGATCCACGCGCATCGAGGCGTCGGCTTCACCGTGGCCGGCCTGTTGGCGGCACGACCGTCCGACCTGATCGGCGTCGGCGTCACCCACGCCTCGTGGGGCAGCGGTCGAGAGACCATCGGCGAGCTGTTCTATCAGCTGCCCGTGACGTCGCACCTATCGCTGGTGGCCGATGTCCAACGTGTCCGTCGTCTCGACGGGCCGAGCCTGCGCGCCTTCGGCAATGTGGCCACGATGCGCACGGTGCTGTCGTTCTAA